GGCGGCAACCTCGTGGCCAAGCTCGGCCTGCTGATCCTGTTCATCGGCGTCAGCTTCCTGCTCAAATACACGGCAGCGCGCGTCACGCTGCCGATCGAACTACGCCTGGCCGCCATCGTGCTGGCCGACCTGGCGGTGCTGACCTGGGGCTGGCGCATCCGCATCAAACGGCCGGCGATCAGCCTGCCGGTCCAGGGCGCGGCGCTGGCGGTGCTGATGCTGGTCACCTTCGGCGCCTTCCGCGTTTATCACCTGATTCCCGCCGCCATGGCCTTTGCGCTGCTGCTGGTGTTGACCGTGTTCACCTGCCTGCTGGCGGTATTGCAAAACGCCATGTGGCTGGCCATCTTCGGCATCGCCGGCGGCTTTGCCACGCCGATCCTGGCGTCCAGCGGCGGCGGCAGCCATATCGGCCTGTTTTCCTACTATGCGCTGCTTAATGGCGGCGTGCTGGCCCTGGCGCTGTCGCGGTCGTGGCGGCCGCTCAATCTGCTCGGCTTTGCCTTTACCTTCAGCATCGCCACCGCCTGGGGCGTGCTGCGCTACACGCCAGAGAACTACGTGTCGGTGCAGTTGTTCCTGCTGCTGTTCTTCGCCTTCTACGTGTCGATCCCGCTGGCGTATGCGCGCCAGCAGTCGGTGCGGCTCAAGCACTACGTGGACGGCACGCTGGTGTTCGGCACGCCGATGCTGGCCTTCGGCTTGCAGTTCAGCCTGGTAAGCGGCTTCGACTTCGGCGTCGCCTATTCCGCCCTGGCGCTGGGCTTGTTCTACGTGGCGCTGGCGACCGCGCTGCGCTGCCAGCAGCACGCGCAGCGCTATGCCTTGCTGGCCGATTCCTTCCTGGCGCTGGGCATCGTGTTCGGCACCCTGGCTATTCCGTTCGCGCTCGACGGCCGCTGGACGTCGGCCGCCTGGGCGCTGGAAGGCGCCGGCATCGTCTGGATCGGCTTGCGCCAGCAACAAAAGCTGGCGTGGATGTTCGGGCTGCTGGTGCAGGCAGGCGCCTGGATATCGTTCCTCGGTTCGGCCATGGGCCTCTCGCCGGTCGATGCGCTCGACGCCAACCTGTGGCTCGGCTTCCTGCTGCTGGCGGTCTCCGCTTTCCTGATGGCCACCCGTTTCCGCGCCCACATGGCCGCCGAGGACAACGACAGTTTCGCCTTGCTGGCCGGGGTGTTCCTGGTATTTGCCACGGGCTGGCTGGTGGCGGGCGCCTGGACTGAAATCCTGCTGCGGGTGGTGGAAAACCGCCAGGGCACGCTGCTGGTCGGCAGCGCCATGATCGCTGTAATTGGCCTGTACCTCGTTGCCCGCAAGATGGCCTGGCCGCTGGCTGGCGGTATCGCGCTGGCGGTGCAGGCAGTAGCGGGGTTCAAGCTGCTGCAACTGGCGGTTTCCGGCTGGTATGGCAGCGGCGCCGCGCCATCGCTGCTCGAGCGCCCCCTGCTTGGCGCCCTGATGATCGTCGGCGCGGCGCTGTTCAGCAGCTGGGCGCTGTGGCGCCGTCGCGAGGCAAGCACCAGCACGACCGACCTCACCACGATTTACCGGCTGACGCTGACTTGGTCGGCCCTGTGGTGGTTCTGCCTGGCGGCGCCGAACCTGGCAAGCTGGCTGGCCGGCCACTATGCCGGCCTGTTCCCCCAACGGTATCCGACCGACGAGGGACTCGATGCCAGTTTGCAGCTGTGCGCTTACAGCTTGCTGCTGGCGTGCACTGCGCTGGCGGCGGTCCGGTTTGCGCACCGCCTGCGCTGGCCGTCCCTGCGGTGGTTCGCTGCGCCTGTGTGGCTGGCGCTCACCGGCGCCACGTTGCTGATGCTGGTGGACCTGTACGACAATGCATCACGCCTGCCCCGCGTCGAAACCTGGATCGCTTTTGCCGCACTGTGGCTGGCCGGCGAGTGGCTGCTGGTGGCGTGGCCGCGTCAAGGCTGGGCAATGCGCCCGTTGGCGCTGCGCGTGCTCCACATCGTGCGCACCGCAGGTCCGTGGTTGATGATCTGGCCGGTCGTCGCCCACCTGATTGGCCGGTGGCTGGCTGGCGCCGGCGGCGAGGCCTTGATTGCCGACTGGGGCACCAGCGCCAGTTGGGCACGCTTCGTGCCGTCGTGGCTGATGATGGCGGCCATCGCCTGGCTGATGCAACGCAGCCGCCAGGACGCCTGGCCGGTGGCGCCGATCGCGCCTTGGTACCGCAGCCGCCTGATCCCGGCCGGATGCGCCTGGTCGGCGTTGCTGGTCGCCGCGTGGAACCTGACGCAGGATGGCGCCATGGCGCCGCTGCCCTACCTGCCGCTGCTCAATCCGCTCGACCTCAGTACCTGCTTCGCCTTGCTGTTGCTGCTGGCCTGCCACCGCCTGCAAGCGCCGCCCACGCGTGGTCCGGCGGGCTGGCCGGCCGGCTGGATGGCGCCGCTGCCGCTGGTCGTTGCCCTGCTCGGCTACGCCTGGTTCAACCTGGCGCTGCTGCGCACGGTATCGCACTACCTGGCGGTGCCGTACGAGTTCGCCAGCATGTTCGCGTCGCAGTTCGTGCAGGCGATGCTGTCGCTGGTATGGAGCGTGACCGCGCTGCTGCTGATGCG
This is a stretch of genomic DNA from Duganella zoogloeoides. It encodes these proteins:
- a CDS encoding DUF2339 domain-containing protein, translated to MEFVLLVFGLVTFNIAWRARGETRYLRKLIDELRAEVIALRGNHLPVQQPATAPPEAVVAPPAPRQSQPSAVPVPVPASVPATAPASATAPTSPPPASPPATEPVPILAPVAAQVAVPLPIPVPASAARPVPAPATAARSTIAPTASPPVFVPPAARAPQPAPQWLVTAKAWLFGGNLVAKLGLLILFIGVSFLLKYTAARVTLPIELRLAAIVLADLAVLTWGWRIRIKRPAISLPVQGAALAVLMLVTFGAFRVYHLIPAAMAFALLLVLTVFTCLLAVLQNAMWLAIFGIAGGFATPILASSGGGSHIGLFSYYALLNGGVLALALSRSWRPLNLLGFAFTFSIATAWGVLRYTPENYVSVQLFLLLFFAFYVSIPLAYARQQSVRLKHYVDGTLVFGTPMLAFGLQFSLVSGFDFGVAYSALALGLFYVALATALRCQQHAQRYALLADSFLALGIVFGTLAIPFALDGRWTSAAWALEGAGIVWIGLRQQQKLAWMFGLLVQAGAWISFLGSAMGLSPVDALDANLWLGFLLLAVSAFLMATRFRAHMAAEDNDSFALLAGVFLVFATGWLVAGAWTEILLRVVENRQGTLLVGSAMIAVIGLYLVARKMAWPLAGGIALAVQAVAGFKLLQLAVSGWYGSGAAPSLLERPLLGALMIVGAALFSSWALWRRREASTSTTDLTTIYRLTLTWSALWWFCLAAPNLASWLAGHYAGLFPQRYPTDEGLDASLQLCAYSLLLACTALAAVRFAHRLRWPSLRWFAAPVWLALTGATLLMLVDLYDNASRLPRVETWIAFAALWLAGEWLLVAWPRQGWAMRPLALRVLHIVRTAGPWLMIWPVVAHLIGRWLAGAGGEALIADWGTSASWARFVPSWLMMAAIAWLMQRSRQDAWPVAPIAPWYRSRLIPAGCAWSALLVAAWNLTQDGAMAPLPYLPLLNPLDLSTCFALLLLLACHRLQAPPTRGPAGWPAGWMAPLPLVVALLGYAWFNLALLRTVSHYLAVPYEFASMFASQFVQAMLSLVWSVTALLLMRYAARRAMRPVWIIGAALLGMVVAKLFLVDLSNIGGVERIVSFLGVGALMVGIGYLAPFPQSEPAEPQAQTA